In Nostoc piscinale CENA21, the genomic stretch CCCCAAGCAGTGGGTGTGGAGTTTGGTTTGAGTGATGCTGAAGTGCAGCAGTTAGCTGAAGTTTCATCACAGGAAGTCAATATATTTGCTAATTCTCTGAAGTGGAAGCGGTTAGGGGAAATACGGGAATTATTACCGCGCACTGCTAAGGTGTTGGGGAAAAATTTTAATACTTTGTTTTGGCGATATGCGGAAACTTATTTACCGACGGGAATTAAAAAACATCGGGATGATGCGATCGCTTTTGCTAACTTTATGATTAAGGTGGCGCAAAATGAAAATTTAGCACCTGCTTGGATAGGTGATTTAGTCAGGTATGAACAAACCTGGTTGTTAACTTATGAACCAGGGATTTGTTTAAAATTTTGTTGGTTGCGTTACGCCATCCATCGTGATTTTACTGCAAAACCAACTTTGGCAATCTGGTGGCGTTGGTCGGAGCGATCGCAGTTACGTCATATAATATTATCTCACGCAGAGACGCAAAGGCGCGGAGAGTATTAGGAGTTGTATATTACTTGACTAATGAACAAAATAGACCGCCAGAGAGAACATCAAGCCAATGAACGAACCTTTTTAGCTTGGTTGAGAACTTCTATTGCCTTAATTGGTTTTGGTTTTGCTATTGCAAGGTTTGGTCTATTTTTACGCCAATTAAATACAGCCATTACCCAACAGGAACCTGTGGTTCATCCCCTATTTAACTCGGAAAATTTAGGAGTTGCTTTAGTAATTGTGGGAGTAAGTGCGATCGCCTTAGCCGCGTGGCGATATAATCAGGTTTTCTGGCAAATTGAACGGGGAGATTATCAACCCAATCGTTTAGCAGTGTGGATTCTCACAGCAGTGGTGATGATTTTAGGTTTACTGAGTATTCCTTTATTATTTTTACGCAATCATCTGACACCACGCCCATCTTCCATACCACCCCAGCCCCAGACTAAAAATATTAACCCAGAATAATTAATGATTTATTTGTGACCATAGACATATTTAAATTATGACTATTGGCATATTTTTCAAATTAATTTTGTGCTTTTAAATATCAGCCGCTAAAATTTTAGAATAGATTAATTAGGCAGATAAAACTGTTTTGAAAACTCAAATCAGTCCCCGCACCTCTACCCCCACAAATCAAAAGCATCTATTGAAAAGTCTTGAATAGAGATTGTTCCTGCCCTTGAGTACATCGTTAATAGATATTATTAAATAAAGTATTTCGGATGAGATACTAAGAGCATACAATCACTATTTAGAGTCAACTCTAAAGCCAGCAAGTGGTCAATCAAATATTATCCTAACCAGGGATAATCCTACCTATACATATTGGATTTTCCAGTTGGATACAGCTAACATGAATCACCAACTTCCAGGCTTTAACTATTTCTAATTAGTACCACAACGCTGTCTGATAGTGCCGTTTAAAGGCTAGGACTACAATTATGAGTCAAACCTTTGCAACCATCGACGGGAATGAAGCTGTTGCCCGTGTTGCTTACAAATTAAATGAAGTAATTGCTATTTATCCTATTACCCCCTCTTCCGCGATGGGTGAATGGGCGGATGCTTGGTCAGCAGAAGGTCGTCCCAATCTTTGGGGTACGGTTCCCAGCGTTGTGCAGATGCAAAGTGAAGGTGGTGCGGCTGGCGCAGTTCATGGGGCATTACAAACAGGTTCTCTGAGTACCACATTTACGGCTTCTCAGGGGCTATTGTTAATGATTCCTAACCTCTACAAAATTGCGGGGGAACTCACTAGCACAGTTGTTCATGTGGCTGCACGCTCATTGGCTACTCACGCTTTATCCATTTTCGGCGATCATAGTGATGTAATGGCGGCGCGGGCGACTGGCTTTGCCTTGTTGTGTTCCGCTTCAGTGCAAGAAAGTCACGACTTAGCCCTCATCGCCCATGCAGTGACTCTCAAATCCAGAGTTTCGTTTATGCACTTTTTTGACGGGTTCCGCACCTCTCATGAAGTGCAGAAGGTGAAATTACTGGCGGATGACGATATTAAATCGCTCATTCCCGACGAATTAATCTTAGAACACCGCGCCCGTGCTTTAACCCCAGACCGCCCTGTGTTGCGGGGTACTGCCCAAAACCCAGATGTTTATTTCCAATCGCGGGAAGGCGCAAACCCTTACTATAACGCCTGTCCAGAGATTGTCCAAGATATCATGGATCAATTTGGCGATCGCACAGGTAGATATTACCGCATTTTTGAATATCACGGTGCTGAAGATGCGGAACGGGTAATTGTCATCATGGGTTCTGGTTGTGAAACCGTCCATGAAACAGTTGATTATCTCAACGCCCGTGGGGAAAAAGTCGGCGTGGTGAAAGTACGCCTCTACCGTCCCTTTGATATCCAAAGGTTTGTGCAAATGTTACCAGAAACTGTACAAGCGATCGCGGTTTTAGACCGCACCAAAGAAGCAGGTAGCACAGGCGAACCACTATATCTCGATGTGGTCGCAGCTATCCACGAAATCTATGCTGAACGCGGTAGTGGTAGAGACAAGGTTCCCTCAGAAATTGTTGCTGCCCGTGGTAGTGGCAGAGATGAGGTTCCCTCGGAAATTGTCGCTGCCCGTGGTAGCGGTAGAGATGAGGTTCCCTCAGAAATTGTCGCTGCCCGTGGCAGTGGTCGAGATCAAGTCCCACCGATGATTATCTGTGGTCGTTACGGTCTTTCCTCCAAGGAATTTACTCCCGCAATGGTGAAGGCCGTTTTCGACAACTTATCTCAACCAAAACCAAAAAATCATTTCACTGTGGGTATTCACGATGATGTTACCCACACTTCCCTTTCCTTTGACCCCAACTTTTCCATCGAACCCGATAGCGTCGTCCGGGCGATGTTCTACGGCTTGGGTTCCGATGGTACGGTGGGGGCGAATAAAAACTCCATCAAAATTATCGGCGAGGGAACCGATAACTACGCCCAAGGTTACTTTGTCTACGACTCGAAAAAATCCGGTTCCATGACCGTATCTCACCTGCGGTTCGGGCCGCAACCGATACGGTCTACCTACCTGATAGACAAAGCTAACTTTATTGGCTGTCACCACTGGGTATTTCTAGAAAAGGTGGATGTGCTGCAAGGGGCGGCAACTGGGGCAACCATTTTGTTAAACAGTCCTTTTGATAAAGAAACGGTTTGGCAAAATCTCCCCCTCAAAGTGCGACAGCAAATTTTAGAGAAGCAACTGAAATTGTATGTAATTAATGCCAACCAAGTCGCCCGTGAAAGTGGCATGGGGGGACGCATCAATACAATTATGCAGGTGTGCTTTTTTGCTTTAGCCGGGGTATTGCCACAAGCAGAAGCGATCGCCAAAATTAAAAAGGCGATCGAAAAGACATACAGTAAAAAAAGGTGCAGATATCGTCCGCATGAATATGCAAGCGGTCGATATGACCCTGGATAATCTGCATCAAGTCAATATCCCCACCGCCGAACAAGGTAAATGGCTAGATGAAGAACTATTCTCGACCAATTCCTTACCTGTGAGTGCGCCCGAATTTATCCAAGAAGTCCTCGGTAAAATCATGGTTTGGCAAGGTGATGATTTACCTGTCAGTGCCTTACCAGCAGATGGAACCTTCCCCACAGGTACAGCCAAGTGGGAAAAACGCAACGTCGCCCAAGAAATCCCCGTTTGGGAACCGGATGTCTGCGTACAATGCAGTAAATGTGTGATGGTTTGTCCGCACAGTGCTATCCGTGGCAAAGTTTATCAAGAAAGTGAATTAGCTAATGCACCATCCGCCTTTAAGTCGGTGAATGCCAAAGATAAAGATTTTAATCATCAAAAGTTTACTATTCAAGTTTCCCCCGAAGATTGTACAGGTTGCGCTATTTGTGTAAATATTTGTCCTGCTAAAAGTAAATCTGAACCAACGAAAAAAGCCATTAATATGGCGCAGCAACTCCCTTTAAGAGAACAAGAAAAGCAAAACTGGGATTTCTTTTTAAACTTACCTAATCCCGACCGGAGAAATTTAAAATTAAACCAAATTCGTCAACAACAATTACAAGAACCCTTATTTGAATTTTCTGGTGCTTGCGCTGGTTGTGGTGAGACACCTTATTTAAAATTATTAACCCAATTGTTTGGCGATCGCTCAGTTATTGCTAACGCCACAGGCTGTTCTTCCATCTACGGCGGCAACCTCCCCACCACCCCTTGGACAACCAATGCCGATGGACGCGGCCCCGCTTGGTCGAATAGTTTATTTGAAGATAACGCCGAATTTGGTTTTGGTTATCGCTTATCTATAGATAAACAAGCCGAATTTGCCGCCGAATTATTACAACAACTCAGCAGTGAAGTCGGCGATAATCTCGTTCATGCCATACTCAGTGCCGAACAAAAAAATGAAGCAGATATTTGGGAACAACGAGAAAGAGTTGCCTTATTAAAAGATAAATTAGATCACATTTTAACTGCTGCGATCGACGCTAATTTAAAATCTAAAATTATCAATTTAAAATCAATTGCAGATTACCTAGTTAAGAAAAGCGTCTGGATTATCGGCGGTGATGGTTGGGCGTATGATATTGACTTTGGCGGTATTGACCATGTGTTAGCCAGTGGTCGCAACGTCAATATTTTGGTAATGGATACAGAAGTATATTCTAATACTGGCGGTCAATCTTCCAAAGCCACCCCCAAAGCAGCAGTAGCCAAATTTGCCGCCAGTGGTAAGCCTGCACCCAAAAAAGACTTAGGCTTAATGGCCATGAACTACGGTAATGTCTACGTAGCCAGTGTAGCTTTAGGCGCAAAAGATGACCACACTCTCAAAGCCTTTTTAGAAGCCGAAGCTTACGAAGGCCCATCATTAATTATTGCCTACAGCCATTGCATCGCCCACGGCATCAACATGACCACCGGAATGAATCACCAAAAAGCCTTGATAGAATCAGGACGTTGGTTGTTGTATCGCCACAATCCCCTATTAAAAGAACAAGGTAAGAACCCCTTACAATTAGATATGCGCCCTCCAACGCAATCTGTAGAAGCATCAATGTATCAAGAAAATCGCTTCAAAATGCTCACCAAGAGTAAACCAGAAATTGCCAAGCAGTTGTTAGAACAAGCACAAGCCGAAGTTGATGCACGCTGGCAAATGTATCAATATCTGGCAGACAGGAATTTTTAGGAATCACCTTGATGGGAAAAGGGTGATGTTATGCTAGACAGAAAAGGGTTTGGAACTAAAATCTAATGAAGACTCGTAGCTTTACAGTGATTCTTTACAAAGAAGATGATGTGTATATAGCTGAGTGTCCAGAAGTTGGCACGGTAGATCAAGGAGAGACAATTGAACAAGCGATCGCGGGTTTGAAAGAAGCGACGCAGCTCTACTTAGAAGAATTTCCCCTACCTGAAACATCTCCTAGATTTGTGACTAGCATTGAAGTCAGTTATGCCTAAGCTACCACGAATCTCAAGCAGAGAAGCAATTCGCGCCCTGGAGCGGTTAGGATTTGAGCAAGTTCGTCAAACAGGTAGTCATGTTGTGATGAAAAAGGCGATCGCAGAAGGTGAAATAGGCTGCGTTGTCCCTGTGCATCAGGAATTGAAGGTTGGTACTTTGAGCGGCATTCTTAAGCAAGCACAAGTTACAGTCGAAGAGTTTATTGATAACCTATGAGGTCTAACAACTGTGTTGTCTAGTAAGAGTCTTCTGGTGGACATAGGTAAAAAGTTAGGTTAATTACACAGTAATTTTTCCGAGTATTAGGTAATTGTATGAAAAATTTTTGTATACTAATGCAGTTATGCTGATTATATCCAAAATAATCTACTGAATAATTGCTTTTATCTTGCTGATAAGAAAGTAGCGTTATGAAACCATCCATACATAAACTCTGTCCTTATTGTTGCCAAGAGAAGCCGTACATTGAATTCAATAAAGAACACCTTCCAGCAAAATCTCTATATAAAAGAAGAGGTAAAAACGAGAACGCAGATGCTGCCATTATTGATGTATGCAAAACCTGCAATAATCAGAAGTCTATTTGGGACAACGAAATTCTTGCTCTTTACGGACACCCGACTAATCTGGAAGCAGCTATAAAAGCTCAACAAACGCTAAAAAATCCTAAAGCCATCTCAGATATCGATCTGCTTACGCTTGTGATGGCAAGATATGGAACACAAACTGGAAATTCATTAGGGAAGGCAGGAGGAATTAGATTAGATATATTATCACAGTGGATGTCATATGTAGCACGAGGTATTTACTATTTTTTTGAGAGAGAAGTCTTCAGGGGAATTGTTGATCCAAGACCTAACGTGTTGCCCTACAAAATAAATTCACTCGATGGTGAAGGTTGTAGAATTCACACAATTACTGAACTCTGTTCGATTGCGCTTATTAGTAAAGGACAAAATGTAAGCCTTTTAGCATCGGTAATACTCAGAATGCAGGATGGAGTGGGATGGAACACTTTTTCTTGTTTTATGCACAAAACAGAAGAACAAGCTCGTGCATTCTATGCAACCACACCAGATGCATCTTCTAAATTGACACAAAAACTAACAAGACCAAGGTCAATCTATGAAATTAGCAAATCTGGCGACACAATATCCTATCACGGTATAAAACGTGTAAAAAATAATGACGA encodes the following:
- a CDS encoding YidH family protein; the protein is MNKIDRQREHQANERTFLAWLRTSIALIGFGFAIARFGLFLRQLNTAITQQEPVVHPLFNSENLGVALVIVGVSAIALAAWRYNQVFWQIERGDYQPNRLAVWILTAVVMILGLLSIPLLFLRNHLTPRPSSIPPQPQTKNINPE
- the nifJ gene encoding pyruvate:ferredoxin (flavodoxin) oxidoreductase; its protein translation is MSQTFATIDGNEAVARVAYKLNEVIAIYPITPSSAMGEWADAWSAEGRPNLWGTVPSVVQMQSEGGAAGAVHGALQTGSLSTTFTASQGLLLMIPNLYKIAGELTSTVVHVAARSLATHALSIFGDHSDVMAARATGFALLCSASVQESHDLALIAHAVTLKSRVSFMHFFDGFRTSHEVQKVKLLADDDIKSLIPDELILEHRARALTPDRPVLRGTAQNPDVYFQSREGANPYYNACPEIVQDIMDQFGDRTGRYYRIFEYHGAEDAERVIVIMGSGCETVHETVDYLNARGEKVGVVKVRLYRPFDIQRFVQMLPETVQAIAVLDRTKEAGSTGEPLYLDVVAAIHEIYAERGSGRDKVPSEIVAARGSGRDEVPSEIVAARGSGRDEVPSEIVAARGSGRDQVPPMIICGRYGLSSKEFTPAMVKAVFDNLSQPKPKNHFTVGIHDDVTHTSLSFDPNFSIEPDSVVRAMFYGLGSDGTVGANKNSIKIIGEGTDNYAQGYFVYDSKKSGSMTVSHLRFGPQPIRSTYLIDKANFIGCHHWVFLEKVDVLQGAATGATILLNSPFDKETVWQNLPLKVRQQILEKQLKLYVINANQVARESGMGGRINTIMQVCFFALAGVLPQAEAIAKIKKAIEKTYSKKRCRYRPHEYASGRYDPG
- a CDS encoding 4Fe-4S double cluster binding domain-containing protein codes for the protein MNMQAVDMTLDNLHQVNIPTAEQGKWLDEELFSTNSLPVSAPEFIQEVLGKIMVWQGDDLPVSALPADGTFPTGTAKWEKRNVAQEIPVWEPDVCVQCSKCVMVCPHSAIRGKVYQESELANAPSAFKSVNAKDKDFNHQKFTIQVSPEDCTGCAICVNICPAKSKSEPTKKAINMAQQLPLREQEKQNWDFFLNLPNPDRRNLKLNQIRQQQLQEPLFEFSGACAGCGETPYLKLLTQLFGDRSVIANATGCSSIYGGNLPTTPWTTNADGRGPAWSNSLFEDNAEFGFGYRLSIDKQAEFAAELLQQLSSEVGDNLVHAILSAEQKNEADIWEQRERVALLKDKLDHILTAAIDANLKSKIINLKSIADYLVKKSVWIIGGDGWAYDIDFGGIDHVLASGRNVNILVMDTEVYSNTGGQSSKATPKAAVAKFAASGKPAPKKDLGLMAMNYGNVYVASVALGAKDDHTLKAFLEAEAYEGPSLIIAYSHCIAHGINMTTGMNHQKALIESGRWLLYRHNPLLKEQGKNPLQLDMRPPTQSVEASMYQENRFKMLTKSKPEIAKQLLEQAQAEVDARWQMYQYLADRNF
- a CDS encoding type II toxin-antitoxin system HicB family antitoxin, producing MKTRSFTVILYKEDDVYIAECPEVGTVDQGETIEQAIAGLKEATQLYLEEFPLPETSPRFVTSIEVSYA
- a CDS encoding type II toxin-antitoxin system HicA family toxin, with the translated sequence MPKLPRISSREAIRALERLGFEQVRQTGSHVVMKKAIAEGEIGCVVPVHQELKVGTLSGILKQAQVTVEEFIDNL